The following nucleotide sequence is from Nocardioides daedukensis.
GGCGCGGCCCTGGCCGTACGCCGGGTGTCCACCGTGGATCCGCTCACTGCCCTGGGCAGTGCCCGATGACGGCGCCCGAGATGCGTGCGCTCGAGCTGCGGGGCGTGACCCTCACCTATCCCGACGGGGCCGGGCGACTGACCGCGCTCGATGATGTCTCGATGACGGTGGCCCGGGGTGAGCTCGTGGCCGTCGTGGGTCCTTCGGGATCCGGCAAGTCGTCACTGCTGGCGGTTGCAGCCACGCTGATCCGCCCCGACACGGGCCGCGTGCGGATTGACGGTCACGAGGTGACCGGGCTGTCGCGTGCTGGGACCTCCGTCGTACGCCGCGCACGGATCGGCCTGATCTTCCAACAGCCGAACCTGATCGAGTCGCTCACCGCCCTGGAGCAGCTGACGGTGACCGCGTCCCTGTCCGGTCGCCCGCGCGTATCGGCCACGCCTGAAGCGCTGGAGCTGCTCGACGCGGTCGGTCTCTCGTCGGTGGCCGGCCGACGTCCCGGGCAGCTCTCGGGTGGGCAGCGCCAGCGGGTGAACATCGCCCGCGCACTGATCGGCGGTCCTTCCCTGCTGCTCGTCGACGAGCCCACTTCGGCGCTGGACCACGAGCGAGGCCACGTCGTGATGGACCTGATCAGGTCCATCACCCGCGAGCGTGGGGTGGGGACCGTGCTGGTCACCCACGACACGGGCCACCTGCGACCCGACGACCAGGTCGTGGAGTGCCTCGACGGACGGCTCAGGCCTCGGCGCGCTCCGGCACCCGACCCAGTGCACGGGTCAGCGTGATCCGCAGGGCCACCCGGGTCGGGTTCTCTCGCGGCTGGCGGTAGCGCGACGCATAGAGCGCCTCGGCACGACGTACCGATACCGGATCGGTGAGGATCTCAGCGGTGCCCTCCAACGAGGCCCAGTAGGGCCCGTCCAGCTGGCACACCGCCACCTGGACCCGCTCGCCGGCCCGCACGTTGCGGGCCTTCACGGAGTGGTCCATGGTCACTCCCCAGGCTTGTCGCGCCTCTGCATCCAGGACGATGCCCATCGGGGTCACGTGCAGGGAGCCGTCGGGGCGAGGAGTCGTCACCGTGCACAGGTGCCGCGCTGCCCAGAAGGACAGGAAGTCGGGATCGGACAGCAGGTGGAGGCTCATGGGAACAGTCTCCGTCATCAACCCTGACACCTCGGTGTGACCAGGAGAACATTCGCGCCCTGTTTGCACCGGGACACAGCTGGGAAAGAATGTGCGCAACCCAACCAACCGCGAGAGGAGCCTGCCATGTTCATGTGTGCAGCCATCTGCGGCGGCGT
It contains:
- a CDS encoding pyridoxamine 5'-phosphate oxidase family protein yields the protein MSLHLLSDPDFLSFWAARHLCTVTTPRPDGSLHVTPMGIVLDAEARQAWGVTMDHSVKARNVRAGERVQVAVCQLDGPYWASLEGTAEILTDPVSVRRAEALYASRYRQPRENPTRVALRITLTRALGRVPERAEA
- a CDS encoding ABC transporter ATP-binding protein, translating into MTAPEMRALELRGVTLTYPDGAGRLTALDDVSMTVARGELVAVVGPSGSGKSSLLAVAATLIRPDTGRVRIDGHEVTGLSRAGTSVVRRARIGLIFQQPNLIESLTALEQLTVTASLSGRPRVSATPEALELLDAVGLSSVAGRRPGQLSGGQRQRVNIARALIGGPSLLLVDEPTSALDHERGHVVMDLIRSITRERGVGTVLVTHDTGHLRPDDQVVECLDGRLRPRRAPAPDPVHGSA